The following are encoded together in the Serratia sp. UGAL515B_01 genome:
- a CDS encoding D-cysteine desulfhydrase, whose translation MDLQQQLAQFPRLDLVGPATPLERLSRLSEYLGRDIYVKRDDVTPMALGGNKLRKLEFLAAEALHQGADTLVTAGAIQSNHVRQTAAVAAKLGLQCVALLENPIDTKAENYLTNGNRLLLDLFNVEVVMCDALHDPQAQLAELATRLEAQGFRPYIVPVGGSNALGSLGYVQCAIEIAAQSHDINFSSIVVASGSAGTHAGLAVGLQQQLPEVELIGVTVSRRVIDQLPKVEQLQKSVAGLLGIETLTPITLWDDYFAPHYGVPNDEGMAAVKLLAQQEGMLLDPVYTAKAMAGLIDGISQKRFRDKGPILFIHTGGAPALFAYHPQV comes from the coding sequence GTGGATCTGCAACAACAACTCGCGCAATTTCCGCGCTTGGACTTGGTTGGTCCTGCTACGCCGCTTGAAAGGTTATCCCGTCTTTCTGAGTATCTCGGTCGTGATATTTATGTTAAACGTGACGATGTCACGCCAATGGCGTTGGGCGGTAATAAATTGAGGAAATTGGAGTTCCTGGCTGCTGAAGCTTTGCATCAGGGGGCTGATACGTTAGTTACTGCTGGCGCAATCCAATCAAACCATGTGCGCCAGACTGCTGCTGTGGCGGCCAAGCTTGGGTTACAGTGCGTTGCACTTCTGGAAAACCCTATTGACACCAAAGCAGAGAACTACCTTACCAATGGCAATCGTCTACTGCTTGACCTGTTCAACGTAGAAGTCGTTATGTGTGATGCTCTGCACGATCCCCAGGCACAACTGGCAGAGCTTGCGACCCGTCTGGAGGCACAAGGTTTTCGCCCCTATATTGTTCCGGTGGGAGGCTCAAATGCTTTGGGATCTCTGGGATATGTGCAGTGTGCAATAGAGATTGCCGCACAAAGCCACGATATTAACTTCAGCTCAATTGTTGTGGCTTCCGGCAGTGCCGGAACTCATGCTGGTTTGGCTGTGGGGCTGCAACAACAACTGCCGGAAGTTGAACTGATTGGCGTAACCGTTTCGCGAAGAGTGATCGATCAACTACCAAAAGTGGAACAATTGCAAAAGTCAGTTGCCGGTTTACTAGGTATAGAGACGTTGACGCCGATCACGCTTTGGGATGATTACTTTGCCCCACACTACGGTGTGCCAAACGATGAGGGTATGGCTGCGGTAAAACTGTTGGCTCAGCAGGAAGGCATGTTGTTGGACCCTGTCTATACCGCCAAGGCCATGGCTGGGCTTATTGATGGTATTTCCCAGAAGCGTTTTCGTGATAAAGGTCCAATCCTGTTTATACATACGGGGGGAGCTCCAGCACTATTCGCTTATCATCCTCAGGTGTAA
- a CDS encoding ParB-like protein — translation MKKWMLLAFIVSHQAVALSPCSPDSRVGSWCEVRLEKLHPTQPGIGQLQVDVDQTKLAKKGKDKLDSFLEKKEIPVVISPKGDYWLVDRHHLTKALWQQGVKKARVRIIARLQDNANFWQQMEENHWVWLYNERGLPVTPEQLPSHVGDLPDYPYRSLAGFLQDEGYFEKHEQVYFVEFAWASWLGKKMGWLPVNADNLTERLEQAKILACSSEAKSLPGYPGKMCQSLAK, via the coding sequence ATGAAAAAATGGATGCTGTTAGCCTTTATTGTTAGTCATCAAGCTGTTGCTCTTTCTCCTTGCTCGCCAGACAGTCGTGTGGGGAGTTGGTGTGAAGTAAGGCTCGAAAAATTACATCCTACTCAGCCAGGAATTGGTCAACTTCAAGTGGATGTGGATCAGACTAAATTAGCCAAAAAAGGCAAAGATAAACTCGATAGTTTTTTGGAAAAAAAGGAGATCCCCGTTGTTATTTCTCCTAAAGGAGATTATTGGCTTGTTGACCGTCACCATCTCACCAAGGCTCTTTGGCAACAAGGAGTAAAAAAAGCCAGAGTCAGGATCATTGCTCGCTTGCAAGACAATGCTAATTTCTGGCAGCAGATGGAAGAGAATCATTGGGTATGGCTATATAACGAAAGGGGATTACCGGTGACTCCTGAACAGTTACCTAGCCATGTTGGTGACCTTCCGGATTATCCCTACCGTTCTTTAGCTGGTTTTTTACAGGATGAGGGGTACTTCGAAAAACATGAACAGGTCTATTTCGTTGAGTTCGCATGGGCAAGTTGGCTAGGTAAAAAAATGGGATGGTTACCCGTCAATGCTGACAACCTGACTGAGCGCCTTGAGCAGGCGAAAATACTGGCCTGTAGTTCCGAAGCGAAATCTCTTCCTGGCTATCCTGGTAAGATGTGCCAGTCCCTTGCAAAGTGA